One region of Eubalaena glacialis isolate mEubGla1 chromosome 6, mEubGla1.1.hap2.+ XY, whole genome shotgun sequence genomic DNA includes:
- the LOC133093698 gene encoding transcriptional enhancer factor TEF-4-like → MGEPRAGVPLDNGSGWTGREEGSEEGTGGSEGAGGDGGPDAEGVWSPDIKQSFQEALAIYPPCGRRKIILSDEGKMYGRNELIARYIKLRTGKTRTRKQVSSHIQVLARRKSREIQSKLKALNVDQVSKDKAFQTMATMSSAQLISAPSLQAKLGPAGPQAPELFQFWSGGSGPPWNVPDVKPFLQTPFSLSLTPPSTDLPGYEPPQALSPPALSPPAPSPPAWQARALGTAQLQLVEFSAFVEPPDAADSYQRHLFVHISQHCPSPGAPPLESVDIRQIYDKFPEKKGDLRELYDRGPRHAFFLVKFWTDLNWGPSGEEVGAGGNSDGFYGVSSQYESLEHMALTCSSKTERAQLEDGRFVYRLLRSPMCEYLVNFLHKLRQLPERYMMNSVLEKFTILRVVTNRDTQELLLCTAYVFEVSTSERGAQHHIYHLVRD, encoded by the coding sequence ATGGGGGAACCCCGGGCTGGGGTCCCCCTGGACAATGGCAGTGGCtggacagggagggaggaaggaagcgaGGAGGGCACTGGCGGCAGTGAGGGGGCGGGCGGAGACGGGGGCCCAGACGCAGAGGGTGTCTGGAGTCCAGACATCAAGCAGAGCTTCCAGGAGGCCCTGGCCATCTACCCACCCTGTGGCCGGCGGAAAATCATCCTGTCCGATGAAGGCAAGATGTATGGTCGGAATGAACTGATTGCCCGCTACATCAAGCTGAGAACAGGGAAGACTCGAACTCGCAAACAGGTCTCTAGTCATATCCAGGTTTTGGCCCGAAGGAAATCGAGGGAAATCCAGTCCAAGCTCAAGGCCCTGAATGTGGACCAGGTTTCCAAGGACAAGGCTTTCCAGACAATGGCCACCATGTCCTCAGCCCAGCTCATCTCAGCACCTTCCCTGCAGGCCAAACTTGGTCCCGCTGGTCCTCAGGCCCCAGAGCTTTTCCAGTTTTGGTCGGGGGGTTCAGGGCCCCCCTGGAATGTTCCAGATGTGAAGCCATTCTTGCAGACACCGTTCTCCTTGTCACTGACTCCTCCATCTACTGACCTCCCAGGGTACGAGCCCCCCCAAGCCCTCTCACCTCCTGCTTTGTCCCCACCTGCCCCATCGCCCCCAGCCTGGCAGGCTCGGGCTCTGGGCACTGCTCAGTTGCAGCTGGTGGAGTTCTCGGCCTTTGTGGAACCTCCGGATGCAGCTGACTCTTACCAGAGACACCTGTTTGTACACATCAGCCAGCACTGCCCCAGCCCCGGAGCGCCCCCCCTCGAGAGTGTGGACATCCGGCAGATCTATGACAAATTCCCTGAGAAAAAGGGTGATCTGCGGGAGCTGTATGATCGTGGGCCCCGCCACGCCTTCTTCCTGGTCAAGTTCTGGACGGACCTGAACTGGGGCCCGAGTGGCGAGGAGGTGGGGGCCGGCGGTAACAGTGATGGCTTCTATGGAGTGAGCAGCCAGTACGAGAGCCTGGAGCACATGGCCCTCACCTGTTCCTCCAAGACGGAGCGTGCCCAGCTGGAGGACGGGAGGTTCGTGTACCGCCTGCTGCGCTCACCCATGTGTGAGTACCTGGTGAATTTTCTGCACAAGCTGCGGCAGCTGCCCGAGCGCTATATGATGAACAGTGTCCTGGAGAAGTTCACCATCCTCCGGGTGGTGACAAACAGAGACACCCAGGAACTGCTGCTCTGCACTGCCTATGTCTTCGAGGTCTCCACCAGTGAGCGGGGGGCCCAGCACCACATTTACCACCTGGTCAGGGACTGA